A single window of Streptomyces sp. NBC_00464 DNA harbors:
- a CDS encoding ATP-binding protein encodes MAKDASLRAVGWAQSFPVSQGVRAGRRWTREHLMSLEWTGSAPETVDAILLSVSELITNAHIHAHSDAQLVLTWDSHCLHVSVHDSDPVPPAKQSEDLTTTGGRGLAIVDALADGWATHPQASGKTVTACFVPPGAPKPRHGGDVS; translated from the coding sequence ATGGCGAAGGACGCGTCGCTGCGCGCAGTTGGATGGGCGCAATCGTTTCCGGTGTCGCAAGGCGTGCGGGCCGGCCGTCGGTGGACGCGGGAACACCTGATGTCCCTGGAGTGGACCGGGAGCGCCCCCGAGACGGTGGACGCCATACTGCTCAGTGTCTCCGAGCTGATCACCAACGCGCACATACACGCGCACAGCGACGCCCAGCTGGTACTCACCTGGGACAGCCACTGCCTGCACGTGAGTGTCCACGACTCCGACCCTGTTCCTCCTGCCAAGCAGTCCGAGGACCTCACGACGACCGGAGGGCGGGGACTGGCCATCGTCGATGCGCTCGCCGATGGCTGGGCCACGCATCCGCAGGCATCGGGCAAGACTGTCACCGCGTGCTTCGTGCCACCAGGTGCTCCGAAGCCTCGGCATGGCGGGGACGTCAGCTGA